TTTTGTGCCGGGACCATTTTTATGATTATTCCTGTTTTATACGTTTTACTCGTAATAAAAATCAAAGAATATTAAATATCTGTGTTATTTAGTAGTTAGGGGGATGATATGGCAACCTGTAATGTTTGCGGAGCCGCATTCTGGGCCGAAGGAGAATCCATGCTCATAGAAGGCAACCGTTATGATGTTTGTAAACGCTGCGCGGCGAGCGTAAGAGAAAATCCTTCTATAGTGACTCAAAAAAAGTCATCGCTACCGTACTGTGATGCTTGCGGAAGGCAGCATTCCAATAAGTGCACTACGGTCAAGTTTGCAGGACAGGACTTTACTGTATGTGGAGAATGTATCCCTCCTGTAAAGGAGAACCCTGCGGATTTCCTGGCCGGCAAAAAGGGGACAGAGCCCGAATCATAATTCAACTTTTTTAAACTGTTTTTATTTTTAATATATATTCTAAATATCCTTAATTAGATTATATGAAGAACTTACTTCTTTTACCGGAAATATACGACTCTTCATGATAATATAAAAATCGCGGACAATTATCTTACCAGTACTATGATCATTTCTCTATGGAAAATTCGGTGATAAGATGATAAGCTTCATAAATGATATAAAAACCGGCAAAAAATATGTTGAAGATAATAGTACCGACATCTTGAGAATGAACGAGGAGTATGATATCGGGAACGCTGTCGACATCGCATTGCTTATGATAGGGTGTCAGGATGAAGCCTAAAATGACGATGATATTTTGTTAATATAGGTCAACATAAAAATCTTTTCATGCTTGATGTACCGATGGCTTACCGATATGAATGTTATAGGCGAGAAGCAGTATCCATATGATCGAAGCGAAGACTGTCAGCCACTCGAGTATCGGCACTTTCATTCCCATGACTTTTGTTACTATAAGGGCAAGGTCCAGCATTATGATGACAAAGGCATAATAGCCGATAGGCTTAAAAAATCCCTTATGTTTCATCAACGTTATGTTCGCCAATATCATAAAAATGATCAATGCCACGAAAAATATCCCTGACCATAGCGTATGTTCTTGCGGGTAGTCTTCGGAGAATATCCCGATCATTATAAGCGAGAACGATGAAAACAGGCCCATGGCAAGTGTCAGTGTCATGTTTCTTTTATTCTTTTCCGTAGTATAATGTCTTTTTAGCCCGATAAAGAATAGCGCCATAGAGATCCCCGTGATCATGCACCCGATATTAAATATCATGGATCCTGACGGATTATACTCAGAATTCCCCAGGTCGCTTATCCAGTTCTCAAAAGGGCTGAACCCATCGGGGAATAAGGCGATAGAGGTGAGCGTAAATACAGAAAATATGAGAAATACTGCCAATCCCGCTATTATTGTAATATCCTGTCTTATTGTTTCTCCCCCTTCTCTTGTTTGTTTAGAAAATATCTAAGATCTATTTGTTCATTACTTTAAATAGCGATTTATTGAATATTGGCATTTATAGTTTTAATGCTTTCCTTAATGTACATTAAAAATGTAAAGAATTAATTTGTTTCTTTGAAATATTTATAAAAGTCTATGGTTTCAACCAGTTCTTTTTGATCTTTAAAGACTCTCATCTTTTTGCCTATCTCGATC
This genomic window from Methanooceanicella nereidis contains:
- a CDS encoding DUF998 domain-containing protein, translated to MAVFLIFSVFTLTSIALFPDGFSPFENWISDLGNSEYNPSGSMIFNIGCMITGISMALFFIGLKRHYTTEKNKRNMTLTLAMGLFSSFSLIMIGIFSEDYPQEHTLWSGIFFVALIIFMILANITLMKHKGFFKPIGYYAFVIIMLDLALIVTKVMGMKVPILEWLTVFASIIWILLLAYNIHIGKPSVHQA